The Streptomyces sp. Mut1 genome window below encodes:
- the drmB gene encoding DUF1998 domain-containing protein, with protein MGPVPPRTRRRGLPSTAARAARKLGEIRRAQLITTYGVGAMIAVENESFLVRGIDSWDISEAPFISEPRLAWQLGVSGFRMPPAPDPDSARDGVRAVRFPEMYSCPQCHQLQPFRKFNSSRGRAECSTCQESLVPSRFVIACTHGHLEDFPYWKWVHRGNRTESGSCGGRLTLHANGSTASLRAVQIGCSCGVEKVSMEGSFRRQALRELGIRCGGRRPWLRDAPAEVCQEPPRALQRGSSSVWFPVMYSALSIPPWSQGIAKLVAPLYDVLKDEDTASIKAYVRIRKLLLHHPKYTDEDVVAEVTRRRTAESAAVGEADDTEAAKRAGDYRRRLYEGEYRSLSKPHPEDAEEEQEFVCEPPIAPTDALRSSFGLAQVMLVKRLREVRALQSFRRVEEPSQADSQLRQAAISLAQPTWLPAFEVSGEGVFLRLDQERLQTWERQPEQVARATRIRQNHERLLSARAGDSGNPVPPSPATPRFLLLHALAHALINEWSLDGGYPAASLRERLYSDENMAGVLIYTATSDSAGSLGGVVAQGEPDRLAASLRAALHRASWCSNDPLCMEAEASGADSLNMAACHACLLLPETSCENNNILLDRAALVGTPDGRVPGFFAL; from the coding sequence ATGGGACCCGTCCCGCCCCGCACCCGACGCCGCGGTCTCCCCTCGACGGCCGCACGTGCCGCCCGCAAGCTCGGGGAGATCCGTCGCGCCCAACTCATCACGACCTACGGTGTCGGTGCCATGATCGCGGTGGAGAACGAGTCCTTCCTCGTCCGTGGTATCGATTCGTGGGACATCTCCGAGGCACCCTTCATCTCTGAGCCCCGCTTGGCGTGGCAGTTGGGTGTCTCCGGGTTCCGGATGCCTCCGGCCCCCGATCCCGACTCGGCCCGGGACGGCGTACGAGCGGTGCGTTTCCCGGAGATGTACTCATGCCCGCAGTGCCATCAATTGCAGCCATTTCGCAAATTCAATTCCTCCCGAGGGCGCGCCGAATGCTCGACGTGCCAGGAGAGCTTGGTCCCGTCCCGCTTCGTGATCGCGTGCACGCACGGCCATCTGGAGGACTTTCCCTACTGGAAGTGGGTCCATCGGGGCAACCGGACGGAATCCGGAAGTTGCGGAGGCCGACTGACCCTCCATGCCAACGGCTCGACCGCGTCGCTGCGTGCCGTGCAGATCGGTTGCAGTTGCGGGGTGGAGAAGGTGTCCATGGAGGGGTCGTTCCGACGCCAGGCCCTCCGGGAGCTCGGTATCCGGTGCGGTGGCCGTCGCCCGTGGCTCAGAGATGCTCCGGCCGAGGTCTGCCAGGAACCACCGCGCGCCCTCCAGCGTGGTTCCTCCTCCGTCTGGTTCCCTGTCATGTACTCGGCGCTGTCCATCCCGCCGTGGAGTCAGGGCATCGCCAAGCTCGTCGCGCCGCTCTATGACGTCTTGAAGGACGAGGACACGGCTTCGATCAAGGCCTATGTGCGCATAAGAAAACTGCTGCTCCATCACCCCAAATACACGGACGAGGACGTGGTGGCGGAGGTGACCCGGAGGCGCACAGCCGAGAGCGCCGCTGTGGGGGAAGCCGATGACACAGAGGCTGCCAAGCGCGCCGGCGACTACCGACGAAGGCTCTACGAAGGCGAGTATCGAAGTCTGTCCAAGCCTCATCCCGAGGACGCCGAGGAGGAACAGGAATTCGTCTGCGAGCCCCCGATCGCTCCGACCGACGCCCTGCGCTCGTCGTTCGGACTCGCCCAGGTCATGCTCGTCAAGCGGTTGCGCGAAGTACGAGCGCTGCAGTCGTTTCGGCGTGTTGAGGAACCGAGCCAGGCGGACTCCCAACTGCGCCAGGCAGCCATCTCACTGGCGCAGCCGACTTGGCTACCCGCGTTCGAGGTCAGTGGTGAAGGCGTGTTCCTTCGCCTCGACCAGGAGCGGCTTCAGACCTGGGAAAGGCAGCCGGAACAGGTCGCTCGCGCGACCCGGATCCGCCAGAACCACGAGAGGCTGCTGTCAGCACGTGCGGGCGACTCGGGCAATCCGGTTCCGCCTTCGCCCGCCACGCCTCGATTCCTCCTTCTGCACGCCTTGGCCCATGCCCTGATCAACGAATGGAGCCTGGACGGCGGCTATCCGGCCGCATCCCTGCGCGAGCGTCTCTACAGCGATGAGAACATGGCAGGCGTACTGATCTACACAGCGACCAGCGACTCCGCCGGAAGCCTTGGCGGGGTCGTTGCACAAGGTGAGCCGGACCGTCTGGCAGCTTCCCTCCGGGCCGCCCTGCACAGAGCGAGTTGGTGCTCGAACGACCCTCTGTGCATGGAGGCCGAGGCGAGCGGGGCGGACAGCCTGAACATGGCCGCTTGCCACGCCTGCCTGCTCCTTCCGGAGACGAGCTGCGAGAACAACAACATATTGCTCGACCGCGCTGCCCTGGTGGGAACACCCGACGGGCGGGTGCCGGGCTTCTTCGCTCTCTGA
- a CDS encoding DUF6879 family protein: protein MPSLRAEGPGERLALDDYSADFSRHFWRSGSDGFWKLERQQSFQEPGVESWEAFRKGHWDESLALIEGQRGHYEEYFQRIAGSGFALHRVRCVEEPISPYLQWELHLLHLKAQCGEDTRVLPGGDIPQYESQRPLPEIVVLGSLVMYEVLYDDAGRLAGGIRFDDPRDISRCRQAIQKMHQSGEPLDSFFSRQVARMPPPTVTEE from the coding sequence ATGCCTAGCCTGCGGGCCGAAGGCCCAGGTGAGCGCCTCGCACTTGACGACTACTCCGCGGACTTCAGCCGGCACTTCTGGCGTTCCGGCTCCGATGGGTTCTGGAAGCTCGAACGTCAGCAGAGCTTCCAGGAGCCCGGGGTGGAGAGCTGGGAGGCCTTCCGGAAGGGGCATTGGGACGAGTCCCTGGCGCTGATCGAGGGACAGCGGGGCCACTATGAGGAGTACTTCCAGCGAATCGCCGGAAGCGGATTCGCCCTCCACCGCGTCCGCTGTGTGGAGGAGCCCATCTCTCCGTATCTCCAGTGGGAACTGCACCTGCTGCATCTGAAGGCCCAGTGCGGGGAGGACACGAGGGTTCTCCCCGGGGGCGACATCCCGCAGTACGAATCGCAGCGCCCGCTGCCGGAGATCGTCGTCCTCGGCTCCTTGGTGATGTACGAGGTGCTCTACGACGATGCCGGAAGGCTCGCCGGCGGCATCCGCTTCGACGATCCGCGTGACATTTCCCGGTGCCGGCAGGCGATCCAGAAGATGCACCAGTCCGGCGAGCCGTTGGACAGCTTCTTCAGCCGCCAGGTCGCCCGGATGCCTCCACCGACCGTGACCGAGGAGTAG
- a CDS encoding methionyl-tRNA formyltransferase translates to MRVILISYSAQGFALLHSVCERAGHTPVAYLHARSLRPGEPTRRGAGDVVGEIVDALPNGMDLLIPGRKSALPHIVAGYQADLIVCYGFPWKLPPAVLRATNLGAINVHTSMLPKYRGPIPVNWAIRNGDKEIGVSIHWMESEFDSGGVLAQEAGITLGDDVVPQPLWEEVDRRIERLLPRALSLAVAGSPGSPQGEGSATYAGWMEPEFSQIDWSTAREVIHNQVRAIRFGSSGKSGPLATVAGRRLRVLRTSLQPADGIKVMCGNGPVWITESAPVTDSES, encoded by the coding sequence ATGCGCGTCATCCTGATTTCATACTCCGCTCAGGGCTTCGCTCTCCTGCACAGCGTGTGCGAGCGGGCCGGGCACACTCCCGTCGCTTACCTGCACGCGCGATCACTGCGGCCGGGCGAACCCACGCGACGCGGTGCGGGCGATGTCGTGGGCGAGATCGTCGATGCGTTGCCGAACGGGATGGACCTGCTGATTCCGGGCCGGAAAAGTGCGTTGCCGCACATCGTCGCGGGGTACCAGGCCGATCTCATCGTCTGCTACGGATTCCCCTGGAAGCTGCCGCCGGCAGTCCTTCGAGCGACGAACCTGGGGGCCATCAACGTACATACGTCGATGCTGCCGAAATACCGAGGGCCCATCCCGGTCAATTGGGCGATCAGGAACGGCGACAAGGAAATCGGCGTCAGCATCCACTGGATGGAGAGCGAATTCGACTCCGGTGGGGTCCTGGCGCAAGAGGCAGGGATCACGCTGGGCGACGATGTCGTCCCCCAGCCGCTGTGGGAAGAGGTCGACCGCCGCATCGAGCGCCTCCTGCCCCGCGCGCTCTCGCTGGCCGTGGCCGGTTCGCCCGGTTCACCGCAGGGGGAAGGGTCCGCGACCTACGCGGGCTGGATGGAACCCGAGTTCTCGCAGATCGACTGGAGCACCGCCAGGGAAGTGATCCACAACCAGGTACGCGCCATCAGGTTCGGCAGCTCAGGGAAATCCGGCCCCCTTGCCACCGTGGCCGGCCGTCGTCTGCGGGTTCTGCGCACGTCGTTGCAGCCGGCAGACGGAATCAAGGTGATGTGCGGGAATGGCCCCGTGTGGATCACGGAGTCCGCACCGGTGACGGACTCCGAGTCCTGA
- a CDS encoding tetratricopeptide repeat protein — translation MTGRNDGRATDQGRVYQASGDQHITEHHHHGSAWTGPDSVRHPPIGRAPAILRDRGELIERLKAAVTEGAGSTVFVLHGLGGCGKTAVACTLFGHATRERGRVGLWVNASDQASLRAGMLAVAADRGAGDGELMAARNGLRAAADLVWDRLDRSDVPWLLVLDNADDPAVLRDGGWLRTSPRGTVLVTTRQAAGHWWPAAELLHVDVLPREEAAQVLRDLAPGTGSAEDAAAIADSLGRLPLALTLAGGFLAHQVIDPWTMEEYGRRLQERPDPIELIDQGAIGAGGDSRHLVSGTWQLSLNSLAGQNLPEAVTLLRLLACWSNDPLPLSLLADVRLGSPLPLPAHRVELALRGLIDHSLTELVPSDIRCLRTHGVLLDSVARVTPAGERDPLAAAAAGVLLHALPASPERGLRDSLLTALAPHVLGLLRRVITWPETTIGTAESAATCALRLATAQHRSGDYASALAMAEQATVLARRRLGDDHLLVLRLRQRIGKATDRLGRLDEAAHLHRELLDDLERVCGPEALDTLTTCLHLSRPLVWIDRLAEALGLMHRAVAGRAAQLGPWHPLTLEARACLLELPPGPELDREAPAGPELVADCRRELGPEHPITLSAELNCAGALLGAGRHAEALLLARRALAAHEHRFGTAYPITLAARSLLSNVLHTVGEDQEAIEHAETVREWRERVLGPEHPWTTGIRDKLRRYRRSLAEATSSDPA, via the coding sequence ATGACTGGCCGCAACGACGGCCGGGCCACTGATCAGGGGCGGGTCTACCAGGCTTCCGGTGACCAGCACATCACCGAACACCACCATCACGGCTCCGCCTGGACGGGCCCGGACTCGGTGAGGCACCCGCCCATCGGCCGGGCGCCGGCGATCCTGAGGGATCGTGGCGAACTCATCGAACGTCTGAAGGCGGCGGTGACCGAGGGTGCCGGAAGCACCGTGTTCGTTCTGCATGGTCTGGGAGGATGCGGCAAGACCGCTGTGGCGTGCACGCTCTTCGGACACGCCACCCGGGAACGCGGGCGCGTGGGCCTGTGGGTCAACGCCTCCGACCAGGCCTCCCTGCGGGCCGGGATGCTTGCTGTGGCCGCCGACCGCGGGGCCGGCGACGGTGAGCTGATGGCTGCGCGCAACGGTTTACGCGCGGCCGCTGACCTGGTCTGGGACCGCCTCGACCGGTCCGACGTCCCGTGGCTGCTGGTGCTGGACAACGCCGATGATCCTGCGGTGCTGCGGGACGGCGGATGGCTGCGTACCAGCCCGCGTGGAACCGTCCTTGTGACCACGAGGCAGGCCGCAGGACACTGGTGGCCCGCCGCCGAGCTGCTGCATGTGGATGTCCTGCCTCGCGAGGAGGCGGCTCAGGTCCTGCGCGATCTCGCCCCGGGAACGGGTTCCGCCGAGGACGCGGCCGCCATCGCCGACAGCCTCGGCCGCTTGCCACTCGCCCTGACTCTCGCCGGAGGATTCCTGGCCCACCAGGTGATCGACCCCTGGACGATGGAAGAGTACGGGCGTCGCTTGCAGGAGCGTCCGGACCCCATCGAACTGATTGACCAGGGAGCCATCGGCGCGGGCGGCGACTCACGCCACCTGGTGAGCGGAACGTGGCAGCTTTCGCTGAACTCCCTGGCCGGGCAGAATCTGCCCGAGGCCGTCACGCTGCTGCGCCTCCTGGCCTGCTGGTCGAATGACCCGCTGCCCCTGTCGCTGCTGGCCGACGTCCGGCTCGGCTCGCCCCTGCCCCTGCCCGCCCATCGGGTGGAACTCGCGCTTCGGGGGCTGATCGACCACTCGCTCACCGAACTCGTTCCCAGCGACATCCGCTGCTTGCGTACGCACGGAGTGCTGCTCGACAGCGTCGCGCGCGTCACTCCGGCCGGTGAACGCGACCCACTCGCTGCCGCCGCTGCCGGAGTGCTTCTTCACGCCCTGCCCGCGTCCCCGGAACGCGGTTTGCGCGACAGCCTGCTCACCGCTCTGGCCCCGCATGTCCTGGGCCTGCTTCGCCGTGTCATCACCTGGCCCGAGACCACGATCGGCACCGCAGAGTCCGCGGCTACCTGCGCCCTGCGTCTGGCGACGGCCCAGCATCGTTCCGGCGATTACGCGTCCGCGCTGGCCATGGCCGAACAGGCGACGGTGCTCGCGCGACGACGGCTGGGAGACGATCACCTCCTGGTGCTGCGCCTGCGGCAGCGGATCGGGAAGGCGACCGATCGTCTGGGGCGTCTCGATGAGGCAGCGCATTTACACCGCGAGCTGCTCGATGACCTCGAACGGGTCTGTGGTCCGGAGGCGTTGGACACCCTGACCACCTGCCTCCATCTGTCCCGCCCGTTGGTCTGGATCGATCGGCTGGCGGAAGCCCTGGGGTTGATGCACCGGGCGGTGGCCGGGCGAGCCGCGCAGTTGGGCCCATGGCACCCGCTGACGCTGGAGGCGCGAGCGTGTCTGCTCGAACTGCCTCCTGGACCGGAGTTGGACCGTGAGGCACCGGCAGGACCGGAACTGGTTGCCGACTGCCGCAGAGAGTTGGGCCCTGAGCACCCAATCACCCTGTCGGCCGAGCTCAACTGCGCGGGAGCGCTGCTCGGCGCCGGAAGGCACGCCGAAGCGCTGCTGTTGGCCCGTCGTGCGCTGGCGGCGCATGAACACCGGTTCGGAACCGCCTACCCCATCACGCTGGCGGCACGAAGCCTGCTCAGCAATGTCCTGCACACGGTTGGTGAGGACCAGGAAGCCATCGAACACGCGGAAACCGTCAGGGAGTGGCGCGAGCGGGTACTCGGTCCGGAACATCCGTGGACCACGGGGATCCGGGACAAGCTCAGGCGGTACCGACGCTCTCTGGCGGAAGCAACGTCATCGGACCCGGCCTGA
- a CDS encoding DUF5919 domain-containing protein, whose protein sequence is MSDARLSPRRLAARIGVAPKTVERWLADAELVPHARNRADACQALKVDEQMIWPKAVQDRVKSGHDRELVQAYPYRSACPSTVWGDLVDGATEQIFLAGYTNYFLWLEQPAFVETLRKKIDAGCRVRFLLGDPDGEVTRQRETVEDVALSVSTRVRITLEHLGRLGASSRVEARFSSHEDAVNHVSLSVFRFDEQALVTPHLARLVGHDSPLLHLRRQGDAGMFDRFTEHAEELWSRGLPVTV, encoded by the coding sequence ATGTCAGATGCTCGGTTGTCGCCGCGCAGGCTTGCGGCCCGCATTGGTGTCGCACCCAAGACCGTGGAGCGGTGGCTGGCCGACGCCGAGCTTGTACCCCACGCAAGAAATCGTGCTGACGCCTGTCAGGCGCTGAAGGTGGATGAACAGATGATCTGGCCGAAGGCTGTGCAGGACCGGGTGAAGTCGGGCCACGACCGAGAGCTCGTTCAGGCCTATCCCTACCGGTCCGCGTGTCCCTCGACGGTGTGGGGCGATTTGGTCGACGGGGCCACGGAGCAGATCTTCCTGGCCGGGTACACGAACTACTTCCTCTGGCTGGAGCAGCCGGCCTTCGTCGAGACCCTTCGCAAGAAGATCGATGCGGGTTGCCGCGTCCGGTTCCTGCTGGGGGATCCCGACGGTGAGGTCACCCGGCAGCGCGAGACGGTCGAAGACGTCGCTCTGAGTGTTTCCACGCGCGTCAGGATCACCCTTGAACACCTGGGGCGTCTGGGCGCCTCCAGCCGCGTCGAGGCCCGATTCAGCAGCCACGAGGACGCTGTCAACCACGTGTCCCTGTCCGTGTTCCGTTTTGATGAGCAGGCGCTGGTCACTCCACACCTGGCGCGGCTTGTCGGACATGATTCACCGTTGCTGCACCTCCGGCGTCAGGGGGATGCCGGGATGTTCGACCGGTTCACAGAACACGCCGAAGAGCTGTGGAGCCGCGGCCTGCCGGTGACCGTCTGA
- a CDS encoding I66 family serine proteinase inhibitor has product MRRILTGLALAATVLTTSGAAHGEGVVAPEAGQVVRLSTGGAPVGVLDGDQLFALLIDGEKAAEWVVVPDGDHVRFAVRGTNNVITAPNEEARTQAVVRPDATDKSLWDVRELDEEGGEGAPVTKLESGYYTIKQDGNVLGRSRVEDYSLLPKRVYSRTDNPRATWIIEVTG; this is encoded by the coding sequence ATGAGGCGCATTCTTACCGGCCTTGCCCTCGCGGCGACCGTACTGACCACATCCGGAGCCGCCCACGGCGAAGGCGTCGTGGCGCCCGAGGCCGGCCAGGTCGTCCGGCTGAGTACGGGCGGAGCCCCTGTGGGCGTATTGGATGGCGACCAGTTGTTCGCCCTCCTCATTGACGGGGAGAAGGCGGCGGAGTGGGTGGTGGTCCCCGATGGCGACCACGTCCGGTTCGCCGTGCGGGGCACCAACAACGTGATCACCGCGCCGAACGAGGAAGCACGCACCCAGGCCGTCGTCCGGCCCGACGCCACGGACAAGTCCCTGTGGGACGTACGGGAGTTGGACGAGGAGGGCGGCGAGGGGGCACCGGTCACCAAGCTTGAGAGCGGCTACTACACCATCAAGCAGGACGGCAACGTCCTCGGGCGGAGCCGAGTGGAGGACTACTCCCTGCTCCCCAAGCGCGTATACAGCAGGACGGACAACCCCCGGGCGACCTGGATCATCGAAGTCACCGGCTGA